In Blastocatellia bacterium, the following proteins share a genomic window:
- a CDS encoding sigma-70 family RNA polymerase sigma factor, which yields MEPLWKVIEELSRLARETIYAVVDDGAEAGAQPDPAASWRAMVRFRQQNDPELIAACLQGNRDAWTVLIERHGGLIYSIAWKSKLAPEDVADVFQSVILDVLSGLDRLKDHSKFRSWLTSIAIHHCMRLKRRHRQAFVNLDEVAEQAANVADTQPLPDEVLETLEKQQLVRHALAMMDEPCRHLLTRLFFDDELKSYEEIAEELGFAVSTIGPKRGRCLRKLLLTLQQLGF from the coding sequence GTGGAACCACTGTGGAAAGTGATAGAGGAACTGAGTCGGCTAGCGCGAGAAACGATTTATGCAGTGGTTGACGATGGAGCCGAAGCAGGCGCTCAACCAGACCCGGCAGCCTCATGGAGGGCCATGGTTCGGTTCCGGCAACAGAACGACCCTGAATTGATCGCAGCCTGTTTGCAAGGGAATCGAGATGCCTGGACTGTGCTTATCGAGCGGCATGGCGGCCTGATCTATTCGATTGCGTGGAAGTCGAAACTAGCGCCGGAGGACGTGGCCGATGTGTTTCAATCGGTAATACTCGATGTGCTCAGCGGATTAGACCGCTTAAAAGATCACAGCAAGTTTCGGTCATGGTTGACCAGCATCGCCATTCATCACTGCATGCGATTGAAGCGGCGTCACCGTCAAGCGTTCGTCAATCTGGACGAGGTGGCAGAGCAAGCGGCGAATGTGGCCGATACTCAGCCGCTGCCGGACGAGGTGTTAGAGACCCTCGAAAAGCAGCAGTTGGTACGTCACGCACTGGCGATGATGGATGAGCCGTGTCGCCACCTTCTGACACGACTCTTTTTCGACGACGAGTTGAAATCGTATGAAGAGATTGCCGAGGAATTAGGGTTTGCGGTTTCCACCATTGGTCCCAAGCGCGGGCGATGTTTAAGGAAACTGCTGTTGACGCTTCAGCAACTCGGCTTTTGA